A stretch of Desulfobacter hydrogenophilus DNA encodes these proteins:
- a CDS encoding transcriptional regulator has translation MNERTQTIRQEIINHLENGPMTLRDISQSVGIMEKDVAHHLEFIDKTVRTQKKRILMEAYYCLNCGFEFKNRKKFKKPGKCPSCRDGRIAPTVFWIES, from the coding sequence ATGAACGAAAGAACGCAAACCATCAGGCAGGAAATTATAAATCACCTTGAAAATGGTCCCATGACTTTACGGGATATTTCACAATCTGTTGGTATTATGGAGAAGGATGTTGCCCATCATTTAGAATTCATAGATAAAACTGTCCGGACCCAAAAGAAAAGAATTCTAATGGAAGCTTACTACTGCCTGAATTGTGGATTCGAGTTCAAAAACAGGAAAAAATTCAAAAAGCCTGGTAAATGCCCTTCTTGCAGAGATGGTAGGATAGCTCCAACTGTTTTCTGGATCGAATCTTAA
- a CDS encoding YjbQ family protein, whose product MNALAPPCLKYAHEQAWHNGHNHFQAALLGPSVSISVRDGNLTLATWQQVAVINHNNGPRKRAVLLTLVGRS is encoded by the coding sequence ATTAACGCCCTAGCGCCTCCATGCCTTAAATATGCCCATGAGCAGGCGTGGCATAATGGCCACAACCATTTTCAGGCTGCATTGCTGGGTCCCTCTGTAAGCATTTCGGTTCGGGACGGTAATTTGACATTAGCCACCTGGCAGCAGGTTGCGGTGATCAATCATAACAATGGCCCCAGAAAGCGCGCTGTTTTGTTGACACTTGTTGGACGTTCATAG